Below is a genomic region from Deltaproteobacteria bacterium.
CTCGAAAGTGCTGGCCCTATCTTGATGTGCGCCAGCGCAGACCAGCTCCAAGCCTTCGTCGATTTAGACTGCTGGCAAGGCGAGAACATCAATTTCGATGATATCGATGTGTGGCTCGCACCCTTTGCCAGCTTAAGCTCACAAGCTCTTGTAGCGGCCTTCCTAAGCCTCGAAGACCAACTTCAAGCTCTATACCTGCGCGATGCCTTGGTCATCTTTCAAAAGGTTGATGAGGAGATTCCAACCACAGGACGCAAAGATGTCCGCAACCGGGTTACCTCCGACGGACGTTTTGTCATCGAGCCCAAAGAGATCGATTCCGACAAAGAAATCGATCCGCTTGATTTGGTGGCAGCTATTTATAAATTTGCTGGCCCCGATGCTGGCTACCACCTGATTCTTTACACGCTTTCCGAGATGCAAAGCCCGCTCTATGAAGATGCTTGGCGCTTTCGAAGCAACCGGCTCATGGAAATGGGCTTCCCGGAGTTTACCGACTCTCTGCAGCTATTTAGTAAGCCGGGTAAAAAAGCTCCCGGTGTGTACATTCCTAAAGGACCGTCTTTGACGAAGTCGATGCCTGCAATCTACGCCAGCCCACTTAATGCTGGCGGACTGCTGAGCCACGGGCTTTTGGGTATTGAAGATAAGAATGTACTGAGCCACCTGGAAAGCAATTTGATTTATTTGGTGAATGCCTCGGTAGTCGCCTTCGAAGAAAGCCCAAGTAACCTGGACTACACTCAAGCCATCGCCAAACGGGCCATCGGCTTGTTAAATGTTGGTTTGGAAGTTCTTGTTGGCAAAGGCGAGCCTATTGTTGCCGAGCGGCATCACCTCTTTATGAATGAAGTCAAAGGGCTTCTCCAAGAGTGGCCGCTGCGCGAGATTTTCAAATACGGTTATCAAGAAACCTTAAGGCTCCACCTGGCTGCCAAACAGCTTCTTGAAGATCCGGTCATGAAGATTTGGGCAGAGAAGCACCAAACAGAACTCGATGAGTACTCAGAAGAAATGTGTGATCGAGAATTTGTAAAAGCTTTGGTCAAGCCGCGACCACTTTGGGCCGGCTGGGACCGAATCCACCCGACTAAAACCAAGGGCTTTGGATCTCTGCACGATATTGAGGCGGCTTTAGAGCGCCTGGATAAATTGGCTGAGCAACACGGCTAATTGCCGGGTATCCCCCACCCCATTCTTAACCAACGGTTAGCATACGCTCAATCGGTGCCAAGGCACGGGAGCGCAGGCCCTCGTCCATTTCAATGGCAGGTGTCAGGTCACGTAGGCACAAGTAGACCTTCTCGAGCGTATTGAGCTTCATATAAGGGCATGTACTGCACCCGCAGCTTGGATCGTCGGCGTTAGCCTCGGCAGGCGCCGCGGGAATAAAGGTCTTATCGGGACAAGCTTTATTCATGGTATGCAAAATGCCGGCTTCCGTAGCCACGATGAATGTCTCTTTATCGCTCTCTTGAACATAGGTCAGGAGGCGTTTGGTCGAGCCAATATAATGTGCATGGTTCAGTACGACCTGCTCACACTCGGGATGGGCAATCAGTTCTGCCTTTGGGTTCTCTGCCATCAAGCTCAGTACCCGTTGCTCGTTGAACGTTTCGTGAACCAAACAAGAACCTTCCCAAATCTTCATCTCGCGACCGGTTAGATTCTGAACCCAACGGCCTAAGTTTACATCGGGTCCAAAAATAATTTTCTCGTCCGCAGGGATAGCATTCACAACTTCGGCTGCGTTGCCTGAAGTACAAATCCAATCGCTCAGTGCTTTGATAGAGGCGGTGGTATTCACATAGCTTACCACTGTGTGATCTGGGTACTTATCGGTAAAAGCCTTAAACTCATCCGGCGGACAGCTATCGGCAAGCGAACAACCTGCTTCTAAATCAGGAAGAACCACAACTTTGTTCGGGTTTAAAATCTTGGCTGTCTCGGCCATGAAGTGTACGCCGCAAAGTACAATCACGTCGGCATCGGTTTTTTGTGCTTCGCGCGCCAAGAGTAATGAATCGCCCAGAACATCAGCAATGTCCTGAATATCTGGCTCTTGGTAATAGTGCGCCATAATCACGGCGTTGCGTTCTTTTTTCAGTCGCTCAATTTCTTCAAATAAATCCAGGGTTGGATCAATTTGGCCTTGTATATTTAACATGGCTTAACTCCTACTCACTCAATCAACCCAAGGCTCTGTCTAGAGAACGCCCAATGGAATCTTCGATTTTCTTCGCAAACATGCGCACCGCTAAGCCAAGCTTCAGATCCACAACAACTTTATCGCCCTGAAGAGATAAGGTGCCTTTAACGCCTTTACCTTCAATGTGGACGGTATTGCCTTCCCACCGGGTACGCAGGCCATAACGCTCGTGTAGCTTTGCTTCTACTTCTTGCGCCTTCACTCGCGCTTCATCAACGGTCAGGTTGTGACTTCTTTCAATATTAATACGTGACATATGGGTCGTTTCCTTTAAGCCCGGCGTGCCGCAACACACTTAGGATCGCGTGGCTAACCGCATTTCACAATATTGTAAAGATGATCTCGTAAGATCGGCTCTATTTGTCAGATCTCTCTGAGAGCTTAGACACCGAAAGCACCGGTTGGTAAAATTTTTCCGGATTCAGTGACTCAAAACCCAGGGTCAAGAAAAAACAAGGCGAACTTAAATAAGTATTATTGAGCTAAGTACAAGTTAGTACGTGAAAGAAAATTAGTGGTAACAAAAACAGATCTCAGACGTTGTACCCGAGATCCGATACCCTTAGGATCTTTCCATTCGACAAGGGAGGGGGGCTCTCTAGTTGATCATGTGCAATCTGTATTCGTAATTGCTTGGTTGAAGTTCGTCATTATTAGGTTTAGGGCTGCTCTATGAGCGCAGACACGACACTCGGTAAAGACAAAGGTTTTACACACCTTCACCTGCATACGCAGTACTCGCTTCTCGATGGGGCCATCCGTATGGAAGACCTGGCACCATCCATCGAGGAGCGCGGTATGGCCTCCGTTGCCGTTACCGACCACGGTAATATGTACGGCGCCGTTGATTTCTACAAAAGAGCCAATAAACAAAAAGTAAAGCCTATCTTTGGTTGTGAAGCCTACGTTGCCTCTGGCGACCGTATGGACAAAACCAAACGAGACAGCGCCCATATGGTGCTTCTTGCCAAAGACAACGAAGGCTACAAGAACCTCACCTACCTCACCTCCATGGGGTTTATGGAAGGTTTCTACTACAACCCACGGATCGATAAAGAACTGCTGCGCAAACACAGCAAGGGTATTTATGCACTCTCCGCGTGTCTGGGCGGCGTGGTGGCCAAACCTTTTCATAAAGGCGGGGATTCTGCCGCGGCGGCAGTGGCGAAAGAATACAAAGATATCTTTGAGCCGGGTCACTTCTTCTTAGAGATTCAAGATAACGGCTACGACGTCCAATACGATTACAACCAAGCCATCTTAGAAATCGGGCGAACCTACGACATTCCGATGGTCGCAACCGCCGATGCCCACTACGTATCGCCAGAAGAATCTGCAGCACACGAAGTTTTAATGTGCATCCAGCAAAACAGTTCCATCGATGAATTTCGCGCACGGTTTAAACACTCCGACGATCTCTATATTAAGACGCCTCAGGAAATGTGGAACAGCTTTGGAAACCTTTGTCCCGAAGCTTTGGAAAACACCATGCGCATTTCCAACAGCTGCGATGTTCAGCTTGATCTTGGGAATACCTACCTGCCCAACTACGGCGTTCCTGAAGGCTACGACCAGGCAACCTATCTGGAGAAAATCTCATTCGACGGTCTTAGGCAGCGCATCAAGCTTGCCAACTACCCGATTGATGAAAAGGTTTACAAAGAGCGCTTGGAGTATGAACTCAGCGTCATCAATAAAATGGACTTTCCCGGATACTTTTTGATTGTTTGGGATTTTATTCGCTATTCCAAAGACAACCGTATCCCGGTTGGACCTGGACGCGGCAGCGGCGCAGGGAGCCTCGTTGCTTATAGCTTGGGTATTACCAACATCGATCCGATTCCTTACGGTCTTATCTTTGAGCGCTTCTTAAACCCAGAGCGTAAGAGCATGCCCGACTTTGATATCGATTTCTGTCGAGACCGGCGCGGCGAAGTTATCAATTACGTGGTGGATAAGTACGGCAAACAAAACGTGGGACAAATTGTCACCTATGCACAGCTTGGCGGTAAGAGCGTTATTAAAGATGTGGGCCGCGTGATGCAGGTGCCCTTTCATGAAATCAACGAAATCACCAAACTCATCCCAGGGCTTATCGACGGCAAGAAAGTTAGTATCGATAAAGCGTTAGAGATCGAACCTAAGCTTCGCGAGATTCAAGAAGAAAAGCCGATCTACAAAGACATCATCAAGATTGCACGAGCACTTGAAGGCCTCAATCGCCAGACGGGTATTCATGCTGCAGGTGTTGTGATTGGCGACCAAGATCTTTGGAACTACTCACCGGTTTGCCGAGGCAAACAAGGCGAGATGGTCACGCAATTTTCGAAAGACGACGTAGAAGAAGCTGGTCTTGTGAAGTTTGACTTCCTAGGCCTCAAAACACTCACGGTTATATCGGGTGCTATCGAACATATTCATCAAGCGGTTGGTGATGGCCCCATGGGCCCTAATAAAGACTTTGATATCGAAGCGA
It encodes:
- the nadA gene encoding quinolinate synthase NadA, whose amino-acid sequence is MLNIQGQIDPTLDLFEEIERLKKERNAVIMAHYYQEPDIQDIADVLGDSLLLAREAQKTDADVIVLCGVHFMAETAKILNPNKVVVLPDLEAGCSLADSCPPDEFKAFTDKYPDHTVVSYVNTTASIKALSDWICTSGNAAEVVNAIPADEKIIFGPDVNLGRWVQNLTGREMKIWEGSCLVHETFNEQRVLSLMAENPKAELIAHPECEQVVLNHAHYIGSTKRLLTYVQESDKETFIVATEAGILHTMNKACPDKTFIPAAPAEANADDPSCGCSTCPYMKLNTLEKVYLCLRDLTPAIEMDEGLRSRALAPIERMLTVG
- a CDS encoding polyhydroxyalkanoic acid system protein, coding for MSRINIERSHNLTVDEARVKAQEVEAKLHERYGLRTRWEGNTVHIEGKGVKGTLSLQGDKVVVDLKLGLAVRMFAKKIEDSIGRSLDRALG
- the dnaE gene encoding DNA polymerase III subunit alpha — encoded protein: MSADTTLGKDKGFTHLHLHTQYSLLDGAIRMEDLAPSIEERGMASVAVTDHGNMYGAVDFYKRANKQKVKPIFGCEAYVASGDRMDKTKRDSAHMVLLAKDNEGYKNLTYLTSMGFMEGFYYNPRIDKELLRKHSKGIYALSACLGGVVAKPFHKGGDSAAAAVAKEYKDIFEPGHFFLEIQDNGYDVQYDYNQAILEIGRTYDIPMVATADAHYVSPEESAAHEVLMCIQQNSSIDEFRARFKHSDDLYIKTPQEMWNSFGNLCPEALENTMRISNSCDVQLDLGNTYLPNYGVPEGYDQATYLEKISFDGLRQRIKLANYPIDEKVYKERLEYELSVINKMDFPGYFLIVWDFIRYSKDNRIPVGPGRGSGAGSLVAYSLGITNIDPIPYGLIFERFLNPERKSMPDFDIDFCRDRRGEVINYVVDKYGKQNVGQIVTYAQLGGKSVIKDVGRVMQVPFHEINEITKLIPGLIDGKKVSIDKALEIEPKLREIQEEKPIYKDIIKIARALEGLNRQTGIHAAGVVIGDQDLWNYSPVCRGKQGEMVTQFSKDDVEEAGLVKFDFLGLKTLTVISGAIEHIHQAVGDGPMGPNKDFDIEAIPLTDDEVYRLIASANTDGVFQLESSGFKDLLKKLKPDCFEDIIAAVALYRPGPMDAGMTTDYVERKHGRQKVDYPHPVCEAILKNTYGVIVYQEQVMQIAVDLSGFTLGGADSLRKAMGKKK